Proteins encoded by one window of Chaetodon trifascialis isolate fChaTrf1 chromosome 15, fChaTrf1.hap1, whole genome shotgun sequence:
- the wbp2nl gene encoding postacrosomal sheath WW domain-binding protein codes for MALNRNHSQNGGVLVNNGESVLRECKNVELSFSDVACKTDLLRGTKKGTVYLTPYRLLFVSSNTKDCLGSAMFPYYLMKGCSIEQPVFAANYIKGTVSAEAGGGWEGQAHFKMSFPSGGAIELGQHLFKLATNASRAAPAQNGAASFGYPSPGMMNGYGPPPPAPPSYPYPAPPQQNGFYQGPPPAAAAGMGYPCPTANAGMYPSGFDYMAPPPPYPGPPQNWAAPPQNWTATAPPPAGNSKAAEAAGSAYYNPNNPHSVYMPMERPPPYAPYPNSPDKKHN; via the exons ATGGCTTTGAATCGGAATCACTCGCAAAACGGCGGCGTTTTGGTAAACAACGGAGAAAG TGTTTTAAGGGAATGTAAGAACGTGGAGCTGTCATTCAGCGATGTCGCCTGCAAGACAGACCTGCTGAGGGGGACCAAGAAGGGCACCGTGTACCTCACACCATACAGG ttgctgtttgtgtccagtAACACCAAGGATTGCCTGGGTTCAGCCATGTTCCCCTATTATCTGATGAAAGGCTGCAGCATAGAGCAACCGGTCTTTGCAGCCAATTACATTAAAGGGACAGTGTCAGCCGAGGCTGGTG GCGGCTGGGAAGGCCAGGCCCATTTCAAGATGTCATTCCCCAGTGGAGGCGCCATCGAGCTGGGACAGCATCTCTTCAAACTGGCTACAAATG cTTCTCGTGCTGCTCCGGCCCAAAACGGTGCCGCCTCTTTCGGCTATCCTTCACCTGGAATGATGAATGGCTACGGCccgcctccacctgctcctcccaGCTACCCTTACCCAGCCCCTCCCCAGCAGAATGGATTCTACCAGGGCCcgccccctgctgctgctgctggcatggGCTACCCCTGTCCAACAGCCAATGCAG GAATGTACCCATCTGGTTTTGACTACATGGCCCCACCTCCTCCCTACCCTGGGCCACCCCAAAATTGGGCTGCACCCCCCCAGAACTGGACAGCAACAGCACCACCACCTGCag GTAACTCcaaagcagctgaagcagcaggcAGTGCGTATTACAATCCCAACAACCCACACAGTGTCTACATGCCCATG GAGCGACCTCCACCATATGCACCTTATCCAAACTCTCCTGACAAGAAACACAACTAA